The Seriola aureovittata isolate HTS-2021-v1 ecotype China chromosome 16, ASM2101889v1, whole genome shotgun sequence genomic interval GCATCACTGTCCTGGGAAACAATGTTGTGTTGTAGAGGAACTCTGACTCTGCACGACTCTTCTTCATTAAAAAAGAGCATGTGGAAATGAGGCAGcttgaaatgaatgtgaatggaCAAAATGggaaatgttatatatatatatatatatataatgaattTGGCAATGTCCCTAGCATTTTGCTTAGCATTACAAATAAACATTGTGTCTTCCTCATCTGAGAAAAACCTCCATGCAATACTTCTAAATAAAAGTAGTATTCAAGTGGTACTCccagatttttttcagcagtcaCATCCCCTCCCTGTAGACTTAAAAGATGTTACTATATGTTGTATGTGGATCAATGTGAAATTATGTCTTGGCAATATATTCGTATTTATCAAAATATATACCCTGCCATTATCAGGGCAGTGTGAAATGTGACCCACCTCATAGACACATACTAGCACCCTGTAGACCAGAGCTACAGCCATCATCTTCTGCAGGTCCTCCATGGACGTGTTCTCATCTATCTCCTCCACAATGAAGTGCGTAATGAATTTGGCGATGTCCCTTTAAAGAGGAGAGCGAGTACACCTGTGTGAGGATGGATCCGAGCAATGTTGAAGCAACTTGTCATAAAAGCAATGAAGAAATATATCGTTCGGTCATGCAAACTGTCTGTTTTGAATAACTGACCCACAGTTCCACCACTGCCAGCTGAGCgtgagaaaaactaaaacactgTGTTTACATAGTTCAGTGTTTACTGACAGACTGAAATGGTTGATTAGATCTTTTTAGACTCTTTTCCTTGTCTTCATTTGTTTATTCTTGTAGTTCAAAAGTTCAGTTTTATCTCTAAAGCGTTACTCACTTCATCCCACTCAGATGCATGATCCACAGCACAATGGTGGCCTTCACACAAAACAGGATAAAGAAGTCCACTGTCTCTGCCAGGAACctctggagaggagaggggatggTGTACTCTCTTCCTGTGAAGCAAATGGAAAGTAtactgaatatgtttttttttcctaatggGACATTTTCTGCATTAGCCTAATTTATAAACCCAAATAAACAATCATGAATCACTGACCAGTTGCTCTACTGAAAGTTACCAAAGGTTCTCAGACGACTCAGAGAAACCTTGGACAGATTAAGCATATAAGCTTGTTTCCACAGGACCATATACTTAACCCTGCTTGCCAATGGAGTCATGACCTAGCTTATTCAAAATAGAGTCCACACATTACTGGAGGCTGAACAGCATCTTGAATGAACTAGGCCGTTGACGACTGGAGCAGCTCACTGTCAAACGCAGCATTAACTTACCTGCCTGAGGTGGATTCCCATTCTGCTGCTGGGCAGCAGTAGCCGGGGCTGGGGTCGCGGCTGAGTTCAGCTCGGTCTGGGCACCACCCGGACGAGTGGAGGATGCGGGGAAACTGAGGGGATAAGGGTAGCTGTACCAGCTTCGCGTGTCAAATGCCTGCTGTCCACCGCCGGAGGTCGACGCAGGTGTAGCCGGTGTCTGTGCACTTGTCCCCGGCGGAGGGAAACTGCACGGCGGAGGAAAGGGCAAGGCTGACAGGGCCACCCAGCTCTGCCAGTTGGCATACCCCCAGTAATACTGCCACATCCACTGCTGCAACTTTGCGCAGTATTCCGTTGTAACAGTAGCTTCAGGCTGCTTTTCGCCTGCTTCGGGACCGTCACAGCGGTTGTCGCTCGCAAACATGTCTGACCCACTTCACAGGTTAATGTAATGTGACATGAAAGTCTTTTTCGACGTCTTCTCGCCCGCAGGTAATCCTTCTTTCCCTCCGGTCCTTAGCTCCCTGTTGGGtacaagctaagctaagtgtGTTTGTAAATACAGGGATTTCCTGAACCGCTTTACGTCACACGTTGCTTTCCAGATTAATGTCATTCAATAATATTTCGgtaattcaaattaaacaattatATGTCACTTGCAAATAGAATACCTACTTTATCTATGCTGCAAATATCAGTAAAACACGATCATGTCGTGAAAATGCGAACAACAACCCCCCTTCTGTCGTTAATGGTATAAGCCATTTAAAGGAGTATTGTGTGCATTTTCGGTATTTTCCCAATGTTCAGTAACAGCTCAATCATCAGACACAAAATTAACATTCTTATAGCAGCTCGTGGAAACAAAGAGTATTTATtacaaaactgttaaaaatatgtatttgtagTCTcactttttactttgttttaagGAAATGTGAGAATTTATAGAGCTTTTATAGACTTCTTCGTGTTAATATAAAAAGCCCTATGATCTACCAGTATTGTGACCAGTATGTCTCTTctcaaatatattttgatgctaTGTATCACTAAATGTTTAAGTTATATCAATGTGACTAGTTTAATTAAAGgacagatatactgtataccaGCTATTGTGGATGGAACAGGTTCAGCAAATTTCACATGGTAACAGTGTGAAATGAAGGAGaacatatatttacattggTTAGATAAATAAAGTTGACCATTATCACCAAATTCCACCAATAGCAATTTTGAGTGTTgtatttgttaaatatttatataattgaAGGGAATTCAACATCAGCTTAAGGCCCATAATACTTACCTTGCAGTGTCACTACGAACTAAATAACTTCCTTTACTAAGTTGAAGTGCTCTGTTTATTATTACAGTGATGACTCTCTGCTCCCAGGCTCATATTTCTATAACAAACAGTTGTGGAAATAGAAATATAATGCTGGGCGGTCCTAACTAAAAGAACTCAGACTTTCAGTTGCACCacaagagagcagcagaggcccATTGATCCAAATTCATAACACACCAAATACAACCAACAGAAGAATCTCTTTTCATATATGTAGAAGTCATTTTATGCATATTTATGTTATACAATATTATGAGCTCATTTAGTCAAATTAGAAAAACAGTTGCTTTTTGTGCACGTTTCAAGATGCTTACATCTTCCCACATCTTTTGACCATTTAAATGTAGATCCCAGAGTTGGCAGGTGTGAGTTTTGGCGTGCAGCCACATTTAGGAATCCCATGCATCTAAGTTCAGTGACAAATCAGTCGTCTGCCACAGAGGCCATTGAGGTCAAAAACTCAAAACTCTGTAAAAGCTGCTGTGGAAGTGGCTTTGATTCAAAAGACCTGCTggctgatcagctgatgatagctctccctctctctcttccctctctcaaTGTCAATTTTCAATTCACTATGTTTCATTTGCGTGAATATCAGGTGGACAataatttctttctctctctctttctctttatgtcTTTCTCTGAGGAGTTGCTCACTCATGACTGCCACTTTCTTCCCTTCCATCTGTGCTCTTActtctgacattttctctctctgtctccccctttCTCCTATTTtactctcccctcctctctgattaaaggggtgaggggtggggtggggtgaggggtTGTATTTGCTGACTGGGCTGGCCTGACTCTGTGGGTTAGGTGTTAGGTCTGCCAGTTCTAAATGACCGTGCCTGGCCCACTGAATGGAGCCAGTGAGGCGGACACCAATCCGACCCCAATGGGCGTTATCCCTGTCGATAGAGGCCATACGATGACTGTGCCCAAAAGTAATCGGGCCCAAATAAAAGCTGTGTCCGGCAAACGCTGACCCCCATAGAAACCCAACAACCTGGTGGGATTACtgctgtggaggtgtgtgtgtctgtgtgagtgtgaatgttggAGGACGGGTGAGTGAATAGGGGAGTTTGGTTACTATTCTGGCGGCAGCTGAGCAGTGTATCACTCAGAGGTGTAAAGTAACCAAGTACACTCACTCAAAGCACTGAAGAATAGTTTTAAAGtaggacttttatttttgcgAGATTCATTACTTTTGCTCCATTAAATTTACCGAAGGAAACACTGTAGTTGTTATTCAAATTCATTTCCACATTAACTCCATTAGTTTTGATGACTGTAGAATATTATATGCAAAATGTATGATGAGCTCcaaaaaatatgatgaattAACATTTTGGCCGTATTGTGTGACAGATAAAATTGCTCATCTTGGATTCAAAGGAACTTTCATTTGATGGCAGTTTtgatatttgaaataaaatgtattatcttATTTCCTTTTTGGTCTTACAGTctaaaacagtcattttaattGTTTCAACCTACACCAGCTGTTAAAAAGCAGAACTATGCACCGATCATTGACGTGGTGTGATAAAATACAGTACACCAAAGGAAAGCAATATTAGGCAAATATCTGCCAAATCACCATGAGAAAATATTGAGCACACTGTCACATCAGTAGAGGTCACGTGTGTGTCTTATGGGCTGAGTCGGCTTGAGTCAACACAACAGGTTAATGATACAGTATTTGTTATGGGAGATGAACATCTTGTAACACAGCGTACACAGTGTCTGAGTGCGGAagtgcccttttttttttttaaacctgtgaaGCGCTGCTctcattcttctttttaattctaATGTCATAGGAGCACTTGAGCCACTAAACTCCGGGTCTAGCTGGCACAACGCCCATGCTCTTCATGTGGAGTCAAGTTGACTGTAGAGGCGCATGTTTTTTCATATGTAGCAGCTTCATGATGTGACATTTACACGCTTCATTTTTACTCAGTGTCacaaggaaaatgttttttaccaTGGCTGCACCCAAACTGCTTGGCTCAtgatgaatgcacacacacacacacacacacacacacacacacacacacacacacacacaccagtaagCGTGGAAGATATGCTCCTTCattccattcatttcatttttactcttTAAAAAACCCTGTGCACACCACTGAGTGTGAGGCAGACAGCAGGGTGAGCGAACTGTTCAATGACCTAAAAGGTACACACAGTTCATAGAGTTCCTGTGAATAAAGGTTGCTGTGTCTATACAGGGTGTGTACCATGCCCCTAGACATACACGACAGGAACAAGGTCAACAAATAACCTTAATTGCTTGGAAATGCCCTTCATGgacttatttttattgtgtgtttggtcttaatgtcaattttttttcccaggatTCAGTCCTTATTCCtcattgcaggaaaaaaaaaagttcattttaagaGTTGCAATTAATGAACATTTTCATCTGTTGgccttatttattttttgcaaatttgaAGTTAATTTAGAAAGTGGGTCGTCTTTGGAGGAGTTTTTCATGATCTTGATTCATCATCTTGAATTAAGTGGCATTTGCCCTATAGCAGGCTGACTGTCAGAGCGCACTATTTACTCTAGTTAAAACAAGGGATTCCCACAGTTGTGGAATTTAATCACAGTTTATAAAGGCTCTATAGATAACAGCATATCACTGGTCTTAGTCAGtgatgttggggggggggggggggggtacttaACAAAAAGCAGTGATTCTTGGATCTTCAAATGTATCATTCAGATAAGTTTGTCAGGAGGCTCAGTGGGAAATATTCCCCTCTAGTTCATGTGGGAACTCAAGATTTAGCTTTCTGTAGATTTGGCTTTATTCTATGCTCATGTGGTTTTCGTGCTGGCATGTTGCCTTGTACAACCACGTACTGGTCTGAGCTCTCAGTGCAGTGATTTAGCCCAGTCTGAATGTGTCCAGTGGGTCGAAGgttaaagaaatgaacaaagcaTTAGTCAGAGAATGTGGGGAACGGGGTCACTCACATCCTGTTTTGAGAGGGTGTGGAGGGCTGCTGTCATGTGATTTATGTATAAGTTAGTAAGACTGTTTCTGTGATGGTTTTAATCCATCAACTAGAACACGCTATAATGAGAGCAACAGGGGATATTCAGGTTCCACAGTAGTAATTACAGCCTCAAACAGAACTAATCTCTTTGATCCAAGAGTCTGTAATGCTTACACAGTCGTTCCTTCACTGTGATTTGTGCTTGTACCCTTTCAGATCAGTTCCTTTCATCAAATCATCAATGTTGTAGTAATAAGTACAACCTTTTGCAGCTGATGCATGGGAAATGTGACTAGAATAAAgtgttaaagacaaaaaaaaccccaaaaaaaacagcttaatctgctgaggcagcagagggaagTCCGTGCTACCTTTGGCccagagaagagaaaaatccCTCTGAGATTCTGTGGCTTTGTCTTATATGTGTAACAGTGAGAACCAATTAAGTGAATTATGTCTGCTTCCCTGGAGCCCTGACAGGAACACCCAAGGGGGAGAGTGAGAGTACAACTGCTCCCCCACCGGCTCCTGCTTCAAGTAAAATtcccctcatcttcctcctcctcctcggtgCTTTAACCCTCACCTAattctctttatttcctgcatctTTAACGTCTGCGCACATATTCACCTTTCCCCCCTGCTGCTGGCACACTGTGGTGAGGTGAGGGGTCCATCGCGTAACAATACCacattcctttcctttcccctcTTACCTACAGCACTTCTCTGCTTTTTGTCTCATCTTTTGCCAAATCTACTGTACGCTCCCTGCCCTGCACCAAAAGGACGACGGATGAAATTTGCAAATAGCTGTTGAGCATAGTGGAACATGTAGCTGCTAATAAAGCCTGATATTTCTCTCAGCAGTCGGTATAGACCAAAACAGAGCCGCGACTCCAAACAGACAACTGTTCTCTACATTAACTTTGTGATGTGATAATAtatctgtgttgtgtgtacGGCTTATTGCGCTGCCCCAAGTGGTCAAAAAAGCAGTGCAGATTTATAGGACAAGGTAAAAACCGAtgtcttgtaaaaaaaaaataaataaataaaatatactaaTAAAACTTTGGTAAACTGGGTAAAATATTGAATGGAGGCCTAATTTTATCACattgcttctcctaagagtaACAAAATTGTTGGATAAAACCTAAGTCTTGAATATTTTAGTAgaaaaacatgcatgcacatatttttgcaaaaaaaaaaaaaaaaattgtttccGAATCTGTTTAAGCCATTCAACAGAcgttggctgttttttttctgctgtttcccTAGAGCAATAGTTCACATTTGAAGAACTTCTTTCACATGCTCTGCAGTCCAGATGATAATGACCTCTGTGCTACAGCTTTCTCTGGATGTTTCACGGTGCCTCGCTCTAACCTCCACTATAACTTCTCTTGCACTCTCTTATACACTGCTGTCAGGATCTTGACTTTTAGTCACATGCCTTACTCTCGATTCTGCTTTTTCCCCATCAGAAGTCCCTGACAAGACAAAGAGCTAACATAAGAGTTGACCCACAGAGGGTGCTTGTTTGTTTAACGTGCAGCTGTGCATTGTAGGGAAGGCAGCTGAGCTATTTCTCGGTAAGTTTCACACGGGCGTCGACTCAAACAGCTGTAAACCCACAGACCTCAGGTTTATAGTCGTACAATTCAGCTTAATAAAGAAATGTGTTCCTATCCTACAACTACA includes:
- the fam8a1a gene encoding protein FAM8A1, translated to MFASDNRCDGPEAGEKQPEATVTTEYCAKLQQWMWQYYWGYANWQSWVALSALPFPPPCSFPPPGTSAQTPATPASTSGGGQQAFDTRSWYSYPYPLSFPASSTRPGGAQTELNSAATPAPATAAQQQNGNPPQAGREYTIPSPLQRFLAETVDFFILFCVKATIVLWIMHLSGMKDIAKFITHFIVEEIDENTSMEDLQKMMAVALVYRVLVCVYEIICIWGAGGATPGKFLLGLRVVTCDTSTLVRPNRVFVVPASNVSLSASTVRALNKNFSIAFLFPVFITLLFFQHNRTVYDIVAGTIVVQRRGGR